In Nematostella vectensis chromosome 3, jaNemVect1.1, whole genome shotgun sequence, the genomic window CAGTAAAAAAGAGGAAATACAGAGGAGATGGACAGAACATTTTAGGGAAGTATTAAGTAGAGAGCAACCAGATAACCCCATAGAACCGGAGGATGAAGTTGAATTTGAATTCGGAGAATTGATACAGGAAATATCCGTCAATGAACCAACTTTCGGAGAAGTAAAAGATACAATCACAACACTAAAGAATGGAAAATCGCCGGGCATAGATAATATCACAGCTGAGTTGCTGAAGGCAGACCCAGAATTCTCGGCCGAGTGAGTGCATAAGCTACTTGTAAAAGTGTGGAGGCATGAAACCATCCCAAATGACTGGAAGAAAGGGCTTATAATAAAGCTACTAAAGAAAGGAAATTTGAAAGAATGCAAGAACTCACGAGGAATCACCTTATTGTCCATCATAGGGAAGATACTTGGAAGAATTGTTATTGACAGGATACGAAACGGAGTTGACAAAAAGTTGAGAAAAGAGCAGGCTGGCTATAGAAGAGGGAGAGGAACTACGGAGCAAGTATTTATACTGAGAAACATCATAGAGCAAGTAAATGAGTGGCAGGCAACTTTGTATGTTAATTTCATAGACTTTGAGAAAGCCTTCAATTCAGTCCATCGTGAGAGTTTGTGGGTAATTATGGAAAAGTATGGAGTTCCAGAGAAGATTATATGCATTGTGAGGCTGTTTTATGAAGATTTCCAGTGTGCGGTCGAAGATCAGGGTGAAACAGGAGAATGGTTAAACATAAAGATGGGGGTAAAGCAAGGCTGCAATATGTCTGGCTTTATGTTTCTATTGGTCATGGACTGGATATTGCGATGGTCAGTTGGAAATGGAGAAAATGGAATACGATGGAAATTTACATCTAAACTGGACGATCTAGACTTTGCGGACGACATAGCATTGCTTTCCTTAACAAAACGTCATATTCAGGAGAAGACAGCAAGGCTGGACGGCGAGGCTAGGCGAGCggaattcaaaataaacttaGAGAAGACGAAGATGCTAAGGATAAATGCCAAACAGCATGGAAATATTGTGATCaatggaaaacaaaattgaAGACGTCAGTGAGTTTACGTACCTAGGAGCAATAGTTTGCAGAGAGGGTGGTGGAATGAAAGATCTCAGAAATAGAAAGATGATAAATTGCTAGATGTATTCCAACAGAAGTGTTTGAGAAGGATATTGAAGATTAGTTGGGAAGACCATGTAACGAATGAAGAGGTACGGAGAAGAGCTGGAGTACATCAATTGAGCAGTGAAGTGAAGAGACGGTGATGGAAAATGATCGGACACGTGTTGAGACAAGGAAGAGAAAATGACTGCAGCGTAGCATTAACTTGGACACCAGAAGGCAGAAGGAAACAGGGAAGACCCAGGAGGACAGGGAGAGAGGCGAGGCGGGGTGGAGGAACTGGGACGAGGTGCGGCCAAAAGCAGCAGACAGGGAAAAGTGGAAAAGCACTGTGAAGGCCCTATGTGCCACATGGCACGAGGAGGACAGGTAACAGGTAACATGACCACACATCAATTGGCCAATCAGCGACCAAATTCAGATTCTGAACCTAGCAGAAGTCAAAATTGCACTTCGAGAGGCCAGAGCCTCgtctcaacctcgctggccactaaatagagagacactcgaggctctgggaccagggtaaTATTGGGGGTACCAGGGTTGGAGAAATGGAGATAACTGGTACCAGGGTTGGAGAAATGGAGATAATTGGTACCAGGGTTGGAGAAATGGAGATAACTTATTGGGGGTACCAGGTTTGGAGAAATGGAGATAACTGTAAGCATATATTGGGGGTACCAGGTTTGGAGAAATGGAGATAACTGTAAGCATATATTGGGGGTACCAGGTTTGGAGAAATGGAGATAACTGTAAGCATATATTGGGGGTACCAGGTTTGGAGAAATGGAGATAACTGTAAGCATATATTGGGGGTACCAGGTTTGGAGAAATGGAGATAACTGTAAGCATATATTGGGGGTACCAGGTTTGGAGAAATGGAGATAACTGTAAGCATATATTGGGGGTACCAGGGTTGGAGAAATGGAGATAACTGTAAGCATATATTGGGGGTACCAGTTTTGGAGAAATGGGGAAGGacaattttttggggggaggtgAATTttctgataatttttttaccacccctgaaagaacaaaaagggacttttttatgccattgcagtatctccacggcaCAGTTATTATTGGATCTTGACTTTTAGATTTATAACATACCAGAGTTCACCCCTCTCCTTGGGTATGGGCATGACGAATAACTTACATAATTGAAGATGTAGGTGGATTATTCCTATCCTTATCCTAGTTGTGTGAGGGTTTTCAAGCCAAATCAAGGCAATCATGTCAATGTTTACTATATGTTTGCCTACAAAACTTGGTATAACACTGGTAGTTTATAGTCATAGTCAACACTAATATTACCTTGCAGTTTTGCCACCACATCTTTCGTTTGAGTCGTGATGCACTTGTCTCAAACTGAGATGCGCCTGCTTGAAGTGCATCTAGAAGAAAAGATGCAAACAATTTACCTGTCATCGctttatttctttgttttaggCATAATACTACTACAATAGTATAACCCATGCTTTATCAGTCATAACTTTTTTCCACCTAATTAAACATAGTAAAAGGTCTTCTTAAGCCGGTCCTAATCATTTGATTGAATTGTTTAGTTAATTAGCTTaatatcttctttttttttttcaaataaaatgttattgtaTTGAACAATCATGTAAGAGGTTGATGCTCATTGCTTGCTTACCGGCTCGATTGTCAAGCTCAGAAAGCTTTGCATCCCTTTCGAGTACTTTATCCACATTCACTTTCATGATATCCACAACCTGGTTAGAGAATACAGGGGGAAGTTTCGTATCTATTAACGACATTTAAAAAGTTATTGATTGATGTGGTGAGCAAAAACTTTGACAATGACAGAACAAATTTAATATTGTCTAGTGCTTTTTAACTGTACCTCATCCACTTGGGCCTGGGTTTGTTGCAGTCTCTTAGACGACCTGTAAATGGGATACAACGTTTGAGGCAATAACACACATCTTGCGTCTAGTATCATAAATGTTTTTTACGACATTTTTGGCGCATGAAATAACGCGCACACCAGCGTGACATGTATCGAGCTAACCAAACCATTAGGCCGCCAAATCAAAGCACTATCAGATACAATACAAATAGCATTCGATACAGTGCTTGTCGATTGCGATATTTCTTACATTTTGGTGGTAATTTGGCTGTGTTTCAGTGAAGGTATGGTTCCAGTGCAAAACTGTCCTTCGCTCCTCCTTTCTAGATCTGGCGATGACGTCACTGCTTGCGGGCGCAGGCACCAGCGGCTTACCAGACATGGAAGCGAGGCTGTCGCCGGCTGATTCTGCACGTGTGGACATTTTCGTCATCTTTCCCGATATTCCGTGACTGTTTTTACAAGTTTACTATAAGCAGAATGTCCTGGCTTTTTGGCGTAAATAAGGACAACCTCCCCCCTCCAAATCTACCAAAACAGCTTCCCATACCTCCTGCTGGCGGCGGCGAGGGGGACGGGAAAGACAAAGATGATGCTAAGAGGGAGGGAGGCAAAGGGGGAAAGCCGGTATGGTCGAGTTTTGACCCTACAGGTCTGGAAAGAGCCGCTAAGGCCGCCAAGGAGCTGGAAAGATCCCGTGAGTATTATATCTGATGGAACTCGGTGTAGCTTGCATGGACTGTGAGCGGAACTTTATTTTGCAGGGTTTGCAAACCCTGTCACATCAATCAAGTTGATGCACACCAATCAAGTTGATGCACTTGTCAAGCAGATGTTAAACATAATACTTACTTATGTTGTAACGTCATAACACGATACGTGCAAGGATTAATTTcgggttatttttattttagatcATAATGTTATATGAGGATGTCCTGGATTTGCGTATAACATCATTAGCTAAGGTTGATTACAGAAGACTTGATCATGCATACTTGTGACAGCATGATGAAATTAAGGCATGCCCACCCAGGACACTTTTTCGGTTGAGCATCTCAATCTGATGACATTAAAGGATTTGTTCTATTGAATGCATTATACATGTTGTACCTTTGCACCTCCAGCACATGCACAAAAAGCACTAGATCTGGCAAAGTTACAAGAATCCACTAAACAATTGGAGAAACAGGAGAAAATCAAGGTATGTGGATCCCTAAACAATGATGTAGCATGCTTTGACTTGATATTCCACTTTTTTGATGCTGTGAAACATTAACCTTTTTGGGCCATTTTCTGTATAGTTTTTCTCACTTTTGACAGGAATATGAAGCAGGGATAAATCAGATGCAGCTGGACAGAGTCAGGGTTGAGCAAGAGGAGAAACGGAAAACGCTTTCAGCAGAGACACAGCAACATCAGCAGGTTGATAAATTTATTAACCATATGTACTTACTTAACCATAGATTTCCATTGATCATTGGCTCCTTGGATTTATCAGCTATTATTTTGGCTCTCTTGGGATATGCTAGTTATCATTCATTATATACCAGTGATGATTTTTTATGCACGCTCAATGGTCAGTACAGTTCACGTGCACATTTTCACAGGACAAATATCAGTAAAAAACGTCCAGCCAAAGTGATATCTGTTCTGTGAacatttttttgcagtcaaaaCTCACTTTTCGTCTGCTCAATAACTCCCCAAacaaggatttcaaaatgctATGAAAGCACAGAGAGAATGTTTGATTTCTTTGATAGAATTTTCatcaatatatatattttttaatttattctgAAACGAAACGTATTTGTGACTTGCAGAGAGCACAGTACGAGGACCAGCTTGCGAGAAAGAGATACAATGATCAGTTGGGTCAACAGAGGCAGATGCAAGAGGAAAACTTGAGAAAGCAAGAGGAATCTGTAAAGAGGCAAGAAGCTATCAGAAGATGTAAGGGAGATAGTTGATTTTATTATCGTTTTAGGCTTATTATGAGAGTATACCATCACCAGCATTGACTACTGTATGAAAATTAATCAACTtccaatcatcatcatatacACTATCTTTCCCTGTGTTTATCTTTAACACATCATTGAACTAATTTGTTTGCTACTATGTCCCTGTCTATAGTGGATAGCACTGTAGGCCTTCTTGTAACTTCTTTAACTTTGTTTTTGAAGCAACGGTTGAGTATGAAGCAGAGTTGAAACACAAAAATGACATGAAGAGACTTGAGGCTGAACTAAGGGGAAAGTGAGTATGGTGATCATATTCATTTTCGCTGGTTTATCTTAATTTCCATACCTATTGTTTGGACATTAACACCTGTGAATGATATTTTTTAGAGCAAAAATCGAGCGTGAAAACAAGGATATCAATCTTGAGAAGATCAGAGTTAAGGCAGCAGAACAGAGAGCAACAGTCTTGGAGTCCATCAAGTAAGTACCTTAGTGATATGGTGTATAAAGGCAGCTGAACAGAGAGCAACAGTCCTCGAGTCTTTCAAGTAAGTACCCAAGAAACATGTTGTAAAAAGATAGCAGAACAGAGAGCAACAGTTTTGGAGTCCATCAAGTAAGTACCCAAGTGATATGGTGTATTAAGGCAGCAAAGCAGAGAGCAACAGTTCTAAAGTTCATCAATTAAGTGTCCAAGAAACAAGTTGTAAAAAGACAGCAGAGCAGAGAGTTATAGTCCTGGAGTCCATCAATTAAGTGTCCAAGAAAACTGTTGAATAAAGTAAGCAGAGCAGATAGCAACAGTCCTGGAATCCATCATAAGTAAGTACCCAATAAAATGTCTTATAAAGGTAGCAGAGCAGAGAGCAACAGTCCTTGAATCCATGAAGTAAGTGTCCAAGAAATATGTAGTATAAAGGTAGCATAACAGAAAGCTGTAGTTGTGTAATATTGCCAACAGCCACACCCgccacaattgtaaataaatctgctttgatacctagtcctttatgggagattgtggctctgacttaaaagtctataagcggtttctcctttctataagagactataggttcattaaagattatagccgtatgaggctgagatccgtgataagttgccagttttttataagaatcttcagaagattctgtttagccgggtggaacctcatgacaaaatgtttagattcgTTTATTAGATGCCATGTTTGCCTCAAAACGCATTTTGCCTGTCCGTGAATTCAACACTCGCCGTTATGTATGTTGTGAAATCGCGTAACCGTATCTAGAATAAGTTGCGGATTTCAGCTTAGAAGGTGGCAAGTGAGGAATTTGTTCTCAACGGACCTAGGCCATCTCCCTAGACacaaacccttcttataactaagagggtggcaagaggagagaatgcgtgtactgaaaagtttcagtaagctatggacatcaaagatatttaaatcaatgaatctttcgcccttttatagacttctgatgaagtaaataaagtgcgtaGTGTCTTTGAGATTACACTTTTGCTTGAGCGTTATATGCCGCAGAAATGGATCTACGGAGGACGATATACGCTAGACGTGGTTTATGAGGTGACAAAAACCTTAGGTGACATATTACATGTCTTTGTGGTGGAATTTGTCGTtctttaatgtttcacgtCTATAGGAGCGTTGCTCGACCTGACATAAGCGCTTTCTTTGTGCATGTAAAGTTTCTTAGAGTTATTTAGGACATATCTGCAGTACAGCTCACTCCTGTTTTAAtagatttcttaaaatcaaacaggaagatttgaggctgccgagaatcgccactgtaactcgtagaattcaaagtgcactttggctaaaaatcaaataagtactcaagaaaaatgtattataAAGGTAGCAGATCAGATAGCTATAGTCCCGGAGACCAGAAAGCAATAGTCCTGTAGTCCACCAAGTAAGTGTGTTGTCCATGAATCGTGTGACCATTTGGTGTACTGAGGTGATGAAGTCATCCTATTGCTGGGCTGGTGCTGTTAGGCATTTGTTAGGCTATAAACATGGCAGTCTCTAAACTGTAATTTAATGTTGTGGTATGCAAAGTACATTATCCCCAACTGATTGACATTTCTTGCCACCAGGACTGCAGGGAGCATCCTCGGTGCTGGATTTGATGCTTTTATTTCTGACTGGGATAAGATCTCAGCAACCGTAAGTTAATCATTGTGTGCTTAAATTTTTAGACACAACCGTGCACACAATCTGTGTTGAGCAGAAACCCAATTTACTCGCATTTTACATTTAGTAATTTTTGCAGAATTACATTTCATTTCAAACCAATTAAGAAATAGTTCtctccaaaataaaaaaatatatattctttATGTTTACATTACAGGCTGCTGGGTTGACATTGCTTGCTCTAGGAATCTATACTGCAAAATATGGCACTGGTGTCACAGCAAGGTATGCTGACCTTTGCATTTGTTAACATCATTTCATGGTGGACTTCCAGGGGCCttcctttttttgtgtgtgatcTACCATTATTTCTTTATCAAAACTATTTTAATACATAAAATTATAGTTTCATGTTTTACCATGTTTGATGTGCCCTAATCCTTCTAGAAAATCTGGCAAGAACTTTGTCCCGTCTGAAATTAGAATTAAGTGACTTATGACATCATATGGTGTGTTTTAAGATTTGTAGAAGCAAGACTTGGAAAGCCATCGCTAGTTCGTGATACATCAAGAATAAACCTTTTCAGTGCCATAAGGCACCCTATCAAGGTAAATTGTGATGTTTGGTCCAGCAAAAAAtcatttgtatttgttttcaccATCCATATGCATATCTTTTTTACTGCTGTGTTTTCCAGGAAAGACTGCTTACACCATAGAGCTCAAATGAGAGACTCTTGCTCATTTTGTTAGTACCATATTATACTTGGAAACTTCAACATCTTATCCTGCTGACTTCACCTTTCTCTTGTTCTCCTCAttaatttaataaaaattCTCACTTGAAATTTTTAAAACCTTGATTAATGTTTTATAGACaacaaaaaagctttttgtCAATCCAGAGGATTCACTGAAAGGAATCATCCTCAAGGTGAGATAAGGTTGTATTACATATATTAAATGTTT contains:
- the LOC5514222 gene encoding ATPase family AAA domain-containing protein 3-B, which encodes MSWLFGVNKDNLPPPNLPKQLPIPPAGGGEGDGKDKDDAKREGGKGGKPVWSSFDPTGLERAAKAAKELERSPHAQKALDLAKLQESTKQLEKQEKIKEYEAGINQMQLDRVRVEQEEKRKTLSAETQQHQQRAQYEDQLARKRYNDQLGQQRQMQEENLRKQEESVKRQEAIRRSTVEYEAELKHKNDMKRLEAELRGKAKIERENKDINLEKIRVKAAEQRATVLESIKTAGSILGAGFDAFISDWDKISATAAGLTLLALGIYTAKYGTGVTARFVEARLGKPSLVRDTSRINLFSAIRHPIKTTKKLFVNPEDSLKGIILKPNLEEHLSSISIATSNTKRNKGMYRNLLFYGPPGTGKTMFAKSLARHSGMDYAVMTGGDVVPMGKEGVTAMHKVFDWAETSRRGVLLFVDEADAFLRKRSQEKISEDLRSTLNAFLYRTGESSRRFMLVLASNQPDQFDWAINDRIDELVEFGLPNVDERERLVRQYFEEYCLKPATSGSRTSRMKIDNFDFNAKCRGIAEVTEGLSGREIAKLAIAWQASAYGSKDGVLTEAIMDERVNEAVRQHKQKEDWRLAPAPGYSGHEDTVTSPKN
- the LOC5514209 gene encoding vesicle-associated membrane protein 3 — protein: MSSKRLQQTQAQVDEVVDIMKVNVDKVLERDAKLSELDNRADALQAGASQFETSASRLKRKMWWQNCKMWIILCIVVIVIIAVIVIWVVTSTGTGSSSSSSSTAAPATIKP